One part of the Solanum dulcamara chromosome 3, daSolDulc1.2, whole genome shotgun sequence genome encodes these proteins:
- the LOC129882062 gene encoding probable 2-oxoglutarate-dependent dioxygenase SLC1 yields MSPALAKSAEKLKNEIEDYHKGVKYLHESGIQKVPKKYIFPISERPNSYTINGKTQVASKGHNLKLPIIDFGQLYGPNRAQVLDSLSYACENYGFFQLVNHGIPEEVIKNMVDVGGRFFDLPLVEREKYMTNDMTTPVRYGTSFNQTKDGVFCWRDFLKLVCDPLPNVLPHWPSSPSDFREMAVAYSKETKILFIKLVEAILESLGINVATKNKTQQNDDDDEEMLKEFEDGSQLMAINFYPPCPNPDLTLGMPPHSDYGFLTLLLQDEVEGLQVKCKDDWVTIQPIPGAFVVNVGDHLELFSNGKYKSVLHRVLVNSLKSRISVASLHSLPFNSIIKPSPKLISETNPRLYKDTNFAAFLEYLKSCDSTNKSFLETRKIT; encoded by the exons atgtcTCCAGCATTGGCAAAATCTgctgaaaaattgaagaatgaaATTGAAGATTATCATAAAGGAGTGAAGTATTTGCATGAAAGTGGAATTCAAAAAGTTCCAAAGAAATACATTTTTCCTATTTCAGAAAGACCAAATTCTTATACTATAAATGGAAAGACACAAGTTGCTAGCAAAGGACACAATCTTAAGCTTCCCATCATAGATTTTGGTCAACTCTATGGTCCTAATAGAGCTCAAGTTCTTGATTCACTATCCTATGCTTGTGAAAACTATGGATTTTTCCAG TTGGTAAACCATGGAATTCCAGAAGAGGTAATAAAAAACATGGTGGATGTTGGAGGAAGGTTCTTTGATCTTCCATTAGTAGAAAGGGAAAAGTACATGACAAATGACATGACAACACCAGTTAGATATGGGACAAGTTTTAATCAAACAAAAGATGGTGTCTTTTGTTGGAGGGACTTTCTCAAGTTGGTTTGTGACCCCCTCCCTAATGTCCTTCCTCATTGGCCTTCTTCTCCCTCTGATTTTAG GGAAATGGCAGTTGCATACTCAAAAGAGACCAAAATCTTATTTATAAAGTTAGTGGAAGCCATCCTAGAAAGCCTTGGAATTAATGTTGCAACAAAAAACAAGACACAAcaaaatgatgatgatgatgaagaaatgtTAAAAGAATTTGAAGATGGAAGCCAGCTAATGGCTATCAATTTTTATCCACCTTGTCCTAATCCTGATTTGACACTTGGAATGCCACCTCATTCTGATTATGGATTCCtaactcttcttcttcaagatgaGGTTGAAGGTTTGCAAGTTAAGTGCAAAGATGATTGGGTCACTATTCAACCTATCCCTGGTGCTTTTGTGGTCAATGTTGGTGACCACCTCGAG tTATTTAGCAATGGGAAATACAAAAGTGTATTACATAGAGTTCTTGTAAACTCTTTGAAGTCAAGAATTTCAGTGGCTTCTTTGCATAGTCTCCCATTCAATAGCATAATAAAGCCATCACCTAAATTAATTAGTGAAACAAATCCAAGACTTTACAAAGATACAAATTTTGCTGCATTTCTTGAGTACTTAAAATCTTGTGATTCCACGAACAAAAGTTTCCTTGAGACAAGGAAGATAACAtga